Proteins co-encoded in one Dyella humicola genomic window:
- a CDS encoding LysR family transcriptional regulator — translation MNWDDTRIFLAIHRERSLRGAARMVGLDQATVGRRLAALERALGATLFLRTSNGYVLTSVGEVALRAAEKMEQSANDLVRQTQGVDERLAGEVRVTTTDTIGLEFVMCAIQSLHDEHPNVRVLLDTSTHVHNLAKREADIAVRTIKPENPDLLTRKLATWPMGLYASADYLERHGEPIPGTAFEGHDLVCYLPYLQARRQLTLVGEPIHAGRIVSGLNSSLMLRAAVRGGLGLGELAVPIAERDGLVRIWPDRSSVLAYEVWMVTHKDLRHTARIAAMIDHIVRAFEAALSTGRSQR, via the coding sequence TTGAACTGGGACGACACTCGAATCTTTCTCGCCATCCACCGGGAACGCAGCCTGCGCGGTGCGGCGCGGATGGTGGGCCTCGACCAGGCCACAGTCGGCAGGCGCCTCGCGGCGCTCGAGCGGGCCCTCGGTGCGACGCTGTTTTTACGCACGTCCAATGGTTATGTGCTGACCTCGGTGGGTGAGGTCGCGCTGCGTGCGGCAGAAAAAATGGAGCAATCCGCGAACGATCTTGTTCGACAGACCCAGGGCGTGGACGAGCGCCTCGCTGGCGAAGTCCGTGTGACGACGACCGACACGATCGGGCTCGAATTCGTGATGTGCGCGATTCAGAGCCTGCACGATGAGCACCCGAACGTGCGCGTATTGCTCGACACATCGACTCACGTGCACAACCTCGCGAAGCGTGAGGCCGACATTGCAGTGCGCACGATAAAGCCTGAGAACCCCGACCTGCTCACGCGTAAGCTTGCTACCTGGCCAATGGGGCTCTATGCGTCGGCCGACTATCTTGAACGGCATGGTGAGCCCATTCCCGGCACCGCCTTCGAGGGGCACGACCTTGTGTGCTACCTGCCGTACTTGCAGGCACGCCGACAACTCACGCTGGTAGGTGAGCCGATCCATGCTGGGCGGATCGTGAGTGGGTTGAATTCGAGTCTGATGTTGCGCGCCGCCGTGCGCGGGGGGCTGGGCCTTGGCGAACTCGCGGTACCGATCGCGGAGCGCGACGGCCTCGTCCGCATTTGGCCGGACCGCAGCAGTGTTTTGGCGTATGAGGTGTGGATGGTCACGCACAAGGACCTACGGCATACCGCGCGCATCGCCGCCATGATCGACCACATTGTGCGGGCTTTCGAAGCGGCTCTCTCGACAGGTCGCTCGCAGCGCTAA
- a CDS encoding M14 family metallopeptidase, with product MTTDTSYPIGTPGQPWGSAEVALWLSRQTRKRSYAANVLSEIETLHERFDVEQYGRLDYQGDSYPLLAIKSRDWRDELPVALVTGGVHGYETSGVHGALQFVAQHAARYAGRVNLLVAPCVSPWAYERIHRWNANALDPNRSFRENSPAQESAALLSLIAPFRDRVLVHIDLHETTDSDESEFRPALAARDGVPYAPGEVPDGFYLVDDSAHPQPAFQQAVIAAVAKVTHIAPADSHGEIIGSRVVAPGVIEYPLTQLGLCAGITNALYKTTTEVYPDSPRASAEQCNAAQATAVCAAIDFALANVGSS from the coding sequence ATGACGACTGATACCTCTTATCCGATTGGCACGCCCGGGCAACCCTGGGGCAGTGCGGAAGTTGCCCTCTGGCTGTCGCGGCAGACTCGCAAGCGCAGCTATGCAGCGAACGTGCTCAGCGAGATCGAGACGCTGCACGAGCGCTTTGACGTGGAGCAGTACGGTCGCCTGGATTACCAGGGCGACAGCTACCCGCTGCTGGCGATCAAGAGCCGCGATTGGCGCGACGAGCTTCCCGTCGCGCTGGTGACGGGCGGCGTGCATGGCTACGAGACCAGCGGGGTGCACGGGGCTCTGCAGTTTGTCGCGCAACATGCGGCGCGTTATGCGGGCCGGGTCAACCTGCTGGTGGCGCCTTGCGTCAGCCCCTGGGCTTATGAGCGGATTCATCGTTGGAACGCGAACGCGCTGGACCCGAACCGTTCGTTTCGCGAGAACAGCCCGGCCCAGGAGTCGGCCGCTCTGCTGAGTCTGATTGCGCCGTTTCGTGATCGCGTACTGGTGCATATCGATCTGCACGAAACCACCGATAGCGACGAGTCCGAGTTTCGCCCGGCACTGGCCGCACGCGATGGCGTGCCCTATGCACCAGGCGAGGTTCCCGACGGCTTCTACCTGGTCGACGACAGTGCGCATCCGCAACCGGCGTTCCAGCAGGCGGTCATTGCGGCGGTGGCGAAAGTCACCCACATTGCCCCAGCCGACAGCCACGGCGAGATCATCGGTTCGCGCGTGGTCGCGCCGGGTGTCATCGAGTATCCGCTCACGCAGCTCGGTCTCTGTGCCGGCATCACGAATGCTCTCTACAAGACCACCACCGAGGTCTATCCCGACAGCCCTCGCGCCAGTGCCGAGCAATGCAATGCCGCGCAGGCGACGGCGGTGTGTGCAGCGATTGATTTTGCGTTGGCGAACGTCGGAAGTAGCTAG
- a CDS encoding GFA family protein has translation MSGKTASCTCGQLRIEVQGEPLGIGVCHCLACQQRTGSVFAALAAFRAPFTITGSATEYVRTGDQGSTFRFRFCPICGSTVFHTEEGDERFVSVAVGTFADPGFPAPQDSVYECRRHAWVQLPADIARYERDPP, from the coding sequence ATGTCGGGTAAAACCGCCTCCTGTACTTGCGGACAACTCCGCATCGAGGTTCAAGGAGAGCCGTTGGGCATTGGCGTATGCCACTGCCTTGCCTGCCAGCAGCGCACGGGCAGCGTGTTCGCCGCACTCGCCGCGTTCCGGGCCCCCTTTACGATCACCGGCTCGGCTACGGAATACGTCCGCACAGGCGATCAGGGCTCAACGTTCCGCTTCAGGTTTTGCCCGATCTGCGGAAGCACGGTGTTTCACACCGAAGAGGGCGACGAGCGATTCGTGTCGGTGGCGGTAGGCACATTTGCCGATCCAGGCTTTCCCGCCCCTCAAGATTCGGTCTATGAGTGCCGGCGACACGCATGGGTGCAATTGCCCGCCGACATCGCGCGCTACGAGCGGGACCCGCCATGA
- a CDS encoding thioredoxin family protein, whose product MQTASRIIKTTLVAALTLLGASLHAGESKESTSIADAIQAAGQQHRPVLIDFHAVWCYSCYYMASHVLNGPAWDAVEHKAIVVEADADSPDGQAWMKKLKVSFLPSYVVLDEHGNELGRIAAEQPREKFYPQINAIIANGQSLDALKAKADSGSVDAVAGVLGAYKARDEGEEGLRWFAAVPAHVRDATRKDPRVALALSQLGLAKAQAANDDQAVIAEAQRVLAGPIGCERPYVLDSLLDASKSLSAAQRTALLAPQRQPLDHYLNAQVLSANPACVDQRSAVLASANLDAALGDHAAEADVLDRAIKLAGQGLGDDVTHDRNLADNLRAYLARAKRTDELDAFQRKLIAAYPDDYVYSYRYGRSLLEAGKPEAALPYLAQAATKAYGANRLAVATQQVKALKALHRTDEAKKVADEAVADSGPWFPKQIDALKAEVKS is encoded by the coding sequence ATGCAAACGGCTTCCCGAATCATCAAGACAACCCTGGTCGCCGCGCTGACGCTGCTGGGCGCTTCGCTACACGCCGGCGAGAGCAAGGAGAGCACCAGCATCGCCGATGCGATCCAGGCGGCGGGCCAGCAGCATCGTCCGGTGCTGATCGATTTCCACGCCGTGTGGTGCTACTCCTGCTATTACATGGCCAGCCATGTACTCAACGGGCCTGCCTGGGACGCGGTGGAGCACAAGGCCATCGTGGTCGAGGCCGATGCCGACTCGCCGGATGGCCAGGCGTGGATGAAGAAACTGAAGGTTTCCTTCCTGCCCAGCTATGTGGTGCTGGACGAGCACGGCAATGAGCTGGGACGCATCGCCGCCGAGCAGCCGCGGGAAAAGTTCTACCCGCAGATCAACGCCATTATCGCGAACGGTCAGTCGCTCGATGCGCTCAAGGCAAAAGCCGACAGCGGTTCAGTCGATGCGGTCGCTGGCGTATTGGGCGCCTACAAGGCACGCGATGAAGGCGAGGAAGGCCTGCGCTGGTTTGCAGCGGTGCCCGCCCATGTTCGCGACGCGACGAGAAAGGACCCGAGGGTCGCGCTGGCACTGAGTCAACTGGGCCTGGCGAAGGCACAGGCCGCCAACGACGATCAGGCCGTCATCGCGGAGGCGCAGCGCGTATTGGCAGGCCCGATCGGTTGCGAACGCCCCTATGTGCTCGATTCATTGCTGGACGCGAGCAAAAGCCTGAGCGCAGCGCAGCGTACGGCCCTGCTGGCACCACAACGCCAGCCGCTCGACCACTACCTCAACGCGCAGGTCCTGAGCGCAAACCCTGCCTGCGTCGACCAACGCAGCGCCGTGCTGGCCAGCGCGAATCTTGATGCCGCACTCGGCGATCATGCCGCCGAAGCCGACGTACTGGATCGTGCGATCAAGCTTGCCGGGCAAGGCCTGGGCGACGATGTCACCCATGACCGCAACCTGGCCGACAACCTGCGCGCCTACCTGGCGCGGGCGAAGCGCACGGACGAGCTCGACGCCTTCCAGCGCAAGCTGATCGCCGCCTATCCTGACGATTACGTCTACAGCTACCGCTATGGCCGCAGCCTGCTTGAAGCCGGCAAGCCGGAGGCCGCGCTGCCTTATCTGGCGCAGGCCGCCACCAAGGCCTACGGCGCCAATCGGCTCGCGGTCGCCACGCAGCAGGTCAAGGCGCTAAAAGCACTGCACCGGACGGATGAGGCAAAGAAGGTGGCGGATGAGGCGGTGGCCGACAGCGGCCCCTGGTTTCCCAAGCAGATAGATGCATTGAAGGCAGAAGTGAAGTCGTAA
- a CDS encoding TonB-dependent receptor domain-containing protein: MNKQIALATRVLSFAIAAAVSLSSTPAVAQSTTGSIFGQVPVAGGETILIKSTTGISREVPVDSRGRYVASELPLGTYTVSFLRDGHVVDSRNDIGLRVGSGTEVSFESAAKSLGAVTVSANTTPLIDVTSVDSRTVITASELARLPLGRSAEAIALLAPGVTNNSGGYTGPSGQSLVTFGGSSASENAYYINGFNTTETQRGLGGLTLPYGAIEQQEIYTGGYSAQYGRSDGGVINMVGKRGTDDWHFGGQLLWEPAFARADASNTYYTNGLPASPIAGSLYDPNSRNRQWTTTYDAYIGGPLIKDKLFLFLAGEVSKQDGSTVNGVSSAKPFVDYRDSLPKWYGKLDWNITDSNILELTGASNKQSTSGSIYGYNFTTLTRGAFINDADNIKTGGDLYSAKFTSYITDSLTLTALYGKMRLDNQDVPGNYDSSLTYLTDIQNQNPALNGGTPIGNGQVTQSLYNPNRHNTSNNLRLDLTYQLGSHTLAAGIDNQNARAIDQGSQTSGPGYYWGYGYTTTPTVALIPNLGVGAPANYPNGAGGYYAVQYINSSIASVRSVQRAQYVEDKWQVTDRWLLSLGLRNDQFTDYNADGQPYIRQRRPQWAPRLGFSWDVNGDASFKVYGNAGRYYLGLPLNPALNAAGAYVATQQYFTYSGIAPDGTPTGLVPFSNAVSPNNTYGVLPDPKTVTAQNITPEHQDEFILGLTKAIDDTWVYGSKLTQRILRSGIDDYCDVGAIENKAAALGYDVNSTNSCYLINPGRANTFTVIDTSGAYRSVSLSNAEMGFPPLIRKYYALETFLEHPFDGHWYGKIDYVFSRSYGNTEGQLRSDIQQTAASTSIDWDFPALMSNSNGPQSNDHTHQIKLFGYYQITPEWQVSGNVSLVSGNPRNCLGYYGPNQTDPVGYGSYYHWCGGQPSPPGTYRLPWNKQLDVGASYRPSFAAGKLGFSLNVFNLFNSQAILNAYPFYQISPGTPDPLYGSAVVRQQPRFVRLSATYDY; encoded by the coding sequence TTGAATAAGCAGATTGCGTTAGCAACCCGCGTCCTGTCGTTTGCGATCGCCGCGGCCGTAAGTCTTTCCAGCACACCCGCCGTTGCGCAGTCCACCACTGGCAGCATCTTCGGACAGGTTCCGGTGGCCGGTGGCGAAACCATCCTGATCAAAAGCACCACGGGCATTTCGCGCGAGGTTCCGGTCGATAGCCGTGGTCGCTATGTCGCATCGGAGCTGCCCCTGGGCACGTACACGGTGTCTTTCCTGCGCGATGGCCACGTCGTCGACTCACGCAATGACATCGGGCTTCGTGTAGGAAGCGGCACGGAAGTCTCGTTTGAAAGCGCCGCCAAGAGTCTCGGCGCGGTGACCGTGAGCGCAAATACCACGCCGCTGATCGACGTCACCAGCGTCGATTCGCGCACCGTCATTACGGCTTCCGAACTCGCGAGGCTGCCGCTCGGGCGCTCCGCCGAGGCGATTGCCTTGCTCGCCCCTGGCGTGACCAACAACAGTGGCGGATACACCGGGCCGTCGGGCCAGTCGCTGGTCACCTTCGGCGGCTCTTCGGCCAGCGAAAACGCTTATTACATCAACGGCTTCAACACCACGGAGACGCAGCGCGGGCTGGGCGGCCTCACCCTTCCCTATGGCGCCATCGAGCAGCAGGAGATCTATACCGGCGGCTACAGTGCGCAATACGGTCGCTCGGACGGCGGCGTGATCAACATGGTCGGCAAGCGTGGCACCGACGACTGGCACTTCGGTGGACAGCTGCTGTGGGAACCGGCATTCGCCCGTGCCGACGCCAGCAATACGTACTACACGAACGGCCTGCCCGCCTCGCCGATTGCCGGCAGCCTGTATGACCCCAATAGCCGCAACCGCCAGTGGACCACCACGTATGACGCCTATATCGGCGGCCCGCTGATCAAGGACAAGCTGTTTCTGTTCCTCGCCGGCGAGGTATCGAAGCAGGACGGCTCGACGGTCAATGGTGTCTCCAGTGCCAAGCCATTCGTGGACTACCGGGACTCGTTGCCGAAGTGGTACGGCAAGCTCGACTGGAACATCACCGACAGCAATATCCTTGAACTGACCGGCGCGTCGAACAAGCAGAGCACCTCGGGCAGCATCTACGGCTACAACTTCACCACGCTGACGCGCGGTGCCTTCATCAACGATGCGGACAACATCAAGACCGGCGGCGACCTGTATTCCGCCAAGTTCACCAGCTATATCACCGACAGCCTCACGCTCACCGCGCTGTACGGCAAGATGAGGCTGGACAACCAGGATGTGCCGGGCAATTACGACAGCAGCCTCACCTATCTCACGGACATCCAGAACCAGAACCCTGCCCTCAACGGCGGCACACCGATCGGCAATGGCCAGGTGACGCAATCGCTGTACAACCCGAACCGCCACAACACCAGCAACAACCTTCGCCTCGACCTGACCTATCAGTTGGGCTCGCACACGCTGGCGGCAGGTATCGACAACCAGAATGCGCGCGCCATCGACCAGGGCAGCCAAACTTCCGGCCCGGGTTACTACTGGGGCTACGGCTACACGACGACACCGACGGTGGCCTTGATTCCGAACCTCGGCGTCGGCGCGCCGGCGAACTATCCGAACGGTGCCGGTGGCTACTATGCGGTGCAGTACATCAACAGCTCGATTGCGAGTGTCCGCTCTGTCCAGCGCGCGCAGTATGTCGAAGACAAGTGGCAGGTCACGGATCGCTGGCTGCTGTCCTTGGGGCTGCGCAATGATCAGTTCACCGACTACAACGCCGATGGCCAGCCTTATATCCGCCAGCGCCGGCCGCAATGGGCACCACGACTGGGCTTCAGCTGGGACGTGAACGGCGATGCCAGTTTCAAGGTGTACGGTAATGCCGGCCGCTACTATCTCGGCCTGCCGCTCAACCCTGCCTTGAACGCGGCCGGCGCCTATGTGGCGACCCAGCAGTACTTCACCTATAGCGGCATCGCCCCCGACGGCACGCCGACCGGATTAGTGCCGTTCTCCAACGCCGTGTCGCCGAACAATACCTATGGCGTGCTGCCTGACCCGAAGACGGTCACGGCACAGAACATCACGCCGGAGCACCAGGACGAATTCATCCTCGGCCTGACCAAGGCCATCGACGACACCTGGGTCTACGGCTCCAAGCTGACCCAGCGCATACTGCGCAGCGGCATCGATGATTATTGCGATGTGGGCGCCATCGAGAACAAGGCGGCCGCGCTGGGCTACGACGTCAATTCGACCAATAGTTGCTACCTGATCAATCCGGGCCGGGCCAATACCTTTACGGTGATCGACACCAGCGGCGCCTACCGCAGCGTCAGCCTGAGCAACGCGGAAATGGGCTTCCCGCCGCTCATTCGCAAGTACTACGCACTGGAAACCTTTCTTGAACACCCGTTCGACGGCCATTGGTACGGCAAGATCGACTACGTGTTCTCGCGCAGCTACGGCAACACGGAAGGCCAGCTGCGTTCGGATATCCAGCAGACCGCGGCGTCGACCAGTATCGACTGGGACTTCCCTGCCTTGATGTCCAATAGCAACGGTCCGCAGAGCAACGACCACACTCACCAGATCAAGTTGTTCGGCTACTACCAGATCACCCCGGAATGGCAGGTCTCGGGCAATGTGTCCCTGGTGTCGGGCAACCCGCGTAACTGCCTCGGTTACTACGGCCCCAACCAGACAGACCCGGTGGGCTATGGCAGTTACTACCACTGGTGCGGCGGCCAACCTTCGCCGCCAGGTACATATCGTCTGCCGTGGAACAAGCAGCTGGATGTCGGCGCCAGTTATCGACCGTCGTTCGCCGCGGGCAAGCTCGGCTTCTCGTTGAACGTGTTCAACCTGTTCAATTCCCAGGCCATCCTCAATGCGTATCCCTTCTACCAGATTTCCCCCGGCACGCCTGACCCGCTCTACGGCTCCGCCGTGGTCAGACAGCAGCCGCGCTTTGTACGGCTGAGTGCCACCTACGACTACTGA
- a CDS encoding tetratricopeptide repeat protein, with protein sequence MALRKLVTYCTFCLFTGLAASSALAQTAADQPLPTIPIDAKPSSKTVPFHDPTADQSDGESGAFNTPTSDGKPGEYYFHLGVEATTKRDFAHAMAMYKIAASWAYKPAEYNLGVMYLSGQGTAVDLPQAMAWMALAAERDDAQYVRARQLVYTNLTPEQFAKANEIWRQLLPKYGDAAALPRAKARWHEALSNATGSRVGSSAAHVEVGGVAGTSNHMNSPNYDVHDGGHVGTSPAEVAGIQQSDGAVAYQQLRSTDNPYDPKLTPSTGTVRVGDLSQVKKKDGEAAKDTSAATDAANQGHP encoded by the coding sequence ATGGCTCTTCGGAAGCTAGTGACGTACTGTACGTTTTGTCTTTTCACCGGGCTCGCGGCCTCTTCCGCACTCGCCCAAACCGCTGCCGATCAGCCGCTTCCGACCATCCCCATCGACGCCAAGCCGTCGTCCAAGACGGTTCCGTTTCACGACCCGACCGCCGATCAGTCGGATGGCGAGTCGGGTGCCTTCAATACCCCGACCAGTGACGGCAAGCCCGGCGAGTACTACTTCCACCTCGGTGTCGAGGCCACCACCAAGCGCGACTTCGCGCATGCCATGGCGATGTACAAGATCGCCGCGTCCTGGGCGTATAAACCCGCGGAATACAACCTCGGCGTGATGTATCTCAGCGGCCAGGGCACGGCCGTGGATTTACCGCAAGCCATGGCCTGGATGGCGCTGGCCGCGGAACGCGACGATGCGCAATACGTGCGGGCTCGCCAGCTGGTTTATACGAACCTGACGCCGGAGCAATTCGCCAAGGCCAATGAGATCTGGCGTCAGCTGCTACCCAAGTATGGCGATGCCGCCGCGCTTCCCCGTGCCAAGGCGCGCTGGCATGAAGCGCTGAGCAATGCCACGGGTTCGCGCGTGGGGTCGTCCGCCGCCCATGTGGAAGTCGGGGGCGTCGCCGGTACCTCCAACCATATGAACTCGCCGAACTATGACGTGCATGACGGCGGTCATGTCGGCACCAGTCCCGCCGAAGTTGCAGGTATTCAGCAGAGCGATGGTGCGGTGGCCTATCAGCAGTTGCGCTCCACCGACAATCCTTACGATCCCAAGCTCACGCCGAGCACGGGCACGGTCCGGGTAGGCGACCTCTCCCAGGTCAAGAAGAAGGACGGCGAAGCCGCCAAAGACACGAGCGCGGCGACGGATGCTGCCAACCAGGGGCACCCTTGA
- a CDS encoding TIGR00266 family protein encodes MQTRLQGTVMPVLEVQLDPNDSVFAESGELSWMTASIQMTTHTQMGGGGGLMGMFKRVVGGGSLFMTEYRAVQAPGQVAFATKVPGHIVPVSVSPGNEYLVHRHGFLCATPQVTLGVGFQQSLGAGIFGGDGFRLQKVGGTGTAWLELSGELIRKDLAPGETLRVHPGHVGAFQASVSFQITTVPGIKNAIFGGDGLFLAVLSGPGTVWLQTLPISRLAHQIAEYLPNNESGGGRAVVGGGLLGGIVGSLLSGDDK; translated from the coding sequence ATGCAGACACGTTTACAGGGCACGGTGATGCCTGTACTGGAAGTGCAGCTTGACCCGAATGACAGCGTCTTCGCCGAGAGCGGGGAGCTCTCGTGGATGACGGCATCGATCCAGATGACCACTCACACACAGATGGGCGGTGGCGGTGGGCTGATGGGTATGTTCAAGCGCGTGGTTGGCGGCGGCAGCTTGTTCATGACCGAGTACCGGGCCGTGCAGGCGCCGGGGCAGGTTGCTTTTGCCACCAAGGTGCCGGGCCACATCGTGCCGGTATCGGTGAGCCCGGGTAACGAATACCTGGTGCATCGGCATGGCTTTCTTTGTGCCACGCCGCAAGTCACCCTGGGCGTGGGTTTTCAACAGTCGCTCGGTGCCGGCATCTTCGGCGGCGATGGCTTCAGGCTGCAAAAAGTCGGCGGCACGGGTACGGCGTGGCTTGAACTCTCTGGCGAGCTGATCCGGAAGGATTTGGCGCCCGGCGAAACCTTGCGGGTTCACCCTGGACACGTGGGCGCGTTCCAGGCTTCTGTCAGCTTTCAGATAACCACGGTTCCCGGCATCAAGAATGCAATCTTCGGCGGGGACGGCCTCTTTCTGGCGGTGCTTTCCGGCCCCGGGACAGTCTGGCTGCAGACGCTACCGATCTCGCGCCTGGCGCACCAGATTGCCGAATACTTACCCAATAACGAAAGCGGCGGCGGCCGAGCAGTAGTCGGCGGCGGCCTTCTGGGAGGCATCGTGGGCTCCTTGCTGAGCGGCGACGACAAGTGA
- a CDS encoding aspartyl protease family protein, which yields MPRAAVFPADIGKAAMRSSSAGENVCSSRYSSSQIDSAAMANRGMLMDKLRICCLAMGVLLAGQAWADGCHLTSYGTLPVEMVGERATTMVKINGTNTRFILDTGAFFNIMSSANAASLGLKLEPAPFGYRISGVGGTANIQQTHVKEFGILDTTLKNVDFIVGGTDAGDGLLGAMLLDFSDLEIDLAQGKLTLFKTEHCDKASLAYWVKDGNYNVADIEPASSESDRRTFLSVTINGRKVRAVLDSGAAATLLSRDAAERAGINLKAPDIKADIGYGIGGKKLKTWTVNIDSFSVGSETIQHSQMQVLDGRMGDNTDMLLGVDFLLAHRMFIANSKKKAYFTYNGGRVFSLAEAPSGGDQSDAGAASDAHGAAPKTAAEYALRGQAHLSRGEPHAAVADLDEAIRMLPDQSAYYVARATAHAADKRPDAAITDLDKSLSLDPKNVDALLMRAELRLAQKDRTGAASDVAAASALAPSGSTRARSVAALYIQLDQPTAALPMLDDWIRLHNGDAMLGSVLNERCWARGLSNQMLDDALSDCRKAIRRDGENPAYLDSLGLVELRLGHYPESIKAYEQAMAKNPTSAWTRYGLGLAKIRGGQTEAGKADLVAARTLDPQIEARATKYGLNATGP from the coding sequence ATGCCGCGTGCGGCGGTATTTCCCGCGGACATCGGAAAGGCAGCAATGCGCAGCTCATCCGCCGGGGAGAACGTATGCTCGTCGCGCTACTCATCGTCGCAAATAGATTCAGCCGCCATGGCAAACAGGGGGATGCTGATGGATAAGTTGCGTATTTGCTGCCTTGCCATGGGCGTGCTGCTCGCGGGCCAAGCCTGGGCCGACGGCTGCCATTTGACCAGTTACGGCACCTTACCCGTGGAAATGGTCGGCGAGCGCGCCACGACCATGGTCAAGATCAATGGCACCAATACGCGCTTCATTCTCGATACCGGAGCCTTCTTCAACATCATGTCGAGTGCCAACGCGGCGTCGCTTGGGCTCAAGCTGGAACCTGCGCCATTTGGTTATCGCATCAGCGGCGTTGGAGGCACTGCGAACATCCAGCAAACACACGTCAAGGAATTCGGCATCCTCGACACGACGCTCAAAAACGTGGATTTCATTGTCGGCGGAACCGATGCCGGTGATGGCTTGCTCGGCGCCATGCTGCTCGATTTCTCCGACCTTGAAATCGATCTTGCACAGGGCAAGTTGACCCTGTTCAAAACGGAGCACTGCGATAAAGCATCGCTCGCGTATTGGGTAAAGGATGGCAACTACAACGTCGCCGATATCGAACCGGCCTCGAGCGAGTCCGACCGGCGCACCTTTCTCAGTGTGACGATCAATGGCAGGAAGGTGCGCGCGGTGCTCGATTCGGGAGCAGCCGCCACCCTGCTGAGTCGTGACGCCGCCGAGCGAGCCGGCATCAATCTAAAGGCGCCAGACATCAAGGCTGACATCGGCTACGGCATTGGCGGTAAGAAGCTCAAGACCTGGACGGTCAACATTGACTCGTTCTCGGTCGGTTCGGAAACGATCCAGCACAGTCAGATGCAGGTTCTTGACGGAAGAATGGGCGACAACACCGACATGCTGCTTGGCGTGGATTTTCTCCTCGCCCATCGTATGTTCATTGCCAACAGCAAGAAGAAGGCTTATTTCACCTATAACGGCGGACGCGTATTTTCTCTTGCCGAAGCACCGAGTGGCGGCGACCAATCCGATGCGGGTGCGGCTTCCGACGCCCATGGGGCGGCGCCAAAAACCGCGGCCGAGTACGCTCTTCGAGGCCAAGCCCACCTGTCTCGCGGTGAACCGCACGCTGCCGTCGCCGATCTCGACGAAGCCATCCGCATGCTGCCTGATCAATCCGCTTACTATGTTGCACGTGCAACGGCGCATGCGGCGGACAAACGGCCCGATGCCGCGATCACTGATTTGGACAAATCCTTGAGCCTGGATCCGAAGAACGTCGATGCGCTGCTGATGCGCGCCGAACTTCGCCTCGCCCAGAAGGACCGCACGGGTGCCGCGTCCGATGTGGCGGCAGCAAGCGCGTTGGCACCTTCCGGATCAACGCGGGCGCGTTCAGTCGCCGCCCTTTACATCCAACTCGATCAACCCACTGCGGCGTTACCGATGCTCGACGATTGGATTCGCCTGCATAACGGCGATGCCATGCTTGGCTCCGTGCTGAACGAGCGCTGTTGGGCGCGTGGTCTGAGCAATCAGATGCTCGACGATGCCTTGAGCGATTGCCGCAAGGCAATCAGGCGCGATGGCGAAAACCCGGCCTATCTCGACAGCCTGGGCCTGGTTGAGCTGCGGCTGGGGCATTATCCCGAGTCGATCAAGGCCTACGAGCAGGCCATGGCGAAAAACCCGACTTCTGCGTGGACGCGCTATGGCCTTGGCCTGGCGAAAATCCGCGGTGGCCAGACGGAGGCGGGTAAGGCTGATCTGGTCGCTGCGCGCACGCTTGATCCGCAAATTGAAGCACGTGCCACCAAGTACGGTTTGAACGCGACGGGGCCATAA